The segment GGGAGCCCGGCGGAGGCCGCGTGGCGAGGCTCGACCTCCGCGGCGTCGGCCTGAGCGCGGTCAACGCCCTGTCGAGCCGTCTGACCGCCGAGGTGCGGCGCGAGGGAGCGCGTGAGGTCCAGGAGTACGCCCGCGGTGTCGCGCTCGCCCCGCCCACCACCGCCGGGCCCGCGGCAGGGAGCGGGACCACCCTCACCTTCTGGCCGGACGCGGACCTCTTCGAGACGACGGAATGCTCGTACGACGTGCTGGCGGAGCGCTTCAGGGAACTCGCCTTCCTGAACCGGGGCCTTCGCATGTCCCTGACCGACGAACGTCCCCCGGGCGGGGCCAGGACCGAGCGGTTCGAGGGCGGCGTACGGGACTTCGTCGCCCTACCGGAGACCGCCGCGGGTGGGCCCGTCCACCCGGACATCCTCGACTTCGAGGTGGAGGACCCGCGGATGGCGGGGTCGGTGGAGGTGGCCCTGCGGTGGTGCGACTCCGGGAAGGAGACGGTCCGGAGCTTCGCCAACAGCCGTCGTACGGATGAGGGCGGCGCGCACGTGGAGGGCTTCCGCGCCGGATGGGCGACCGCGCTCACCACGTACGCGAGGGAGCGGCGTCTCCTGGCGGCGGGCGATCCCGATCTCGGCGCCGAGCGGGTCGGCGAGGGCCTCGCGGCGGTCGTGTCGGTGAAGCTGGATCAGCCTGAGTTCCGCGGAGCCACCCTCACGCTCCTGGCCGGCGCCGAGGTGCGCTCCTGCGTCGAGGAGGCCGTCCGCGACCACGTCGGCGCGTGGCTGGAGCGGCACCCGGAGCAGGCCTCGGCCGTCGTCGCCCGCGTCGCCCGGGGAGCGGGCCGGGACTGAGCCACGGAGCTGCGGCGCTGCTACTCACCCACGGGTGAGTAGCAGCGCCCACGCGCGGTGCCGCGTCGTCGTCCTACGCTCCCGATCATGAATCCTGTCGTTCGAAGCCGTCCGGGCCGAGTGCTGCGGCGGTGCCTCTACGGCCTGATCGCCGTGGGCCTGATCCTGGCCGGCTTCTCCGTGTGGAACGGCCCGCCGTACCCGGCGGCCGACCCCGACGCGGTCGCCGGGCGCCTCAAGGCGGAGGCACAGCGGGTGTACGACGAGGCAGCGCTGCCCGGCGGAGCCGACGGCGTGGGGTCCCGGGTCGAGACGGGCAGCTGCTCGTACCGCGGCCTCAGGGGATTCGCGCACATCGACAGCGGTCGGCCCGACGTCCGCAGCTTCGGGCTCTCGTGGAGCGTCACGGACGTGCCGGAGGCCGCGGCCCGCGCGGCGCAGGCCCGTACCCGCCTCCGTCTGGAGCGGGACGGCTGGAAGCTCGTCAGCGAGAACATCTCCGACCTGGGCTTCCGCTTCGAGCACCCTGGGACCGGCGACAAGGTGGACGTCGACTGGTACGAGCCCACGGGGACCTTCGCCCTGAGCACCCACGCCCCCTGCGGCAAGCTGCCGGACGGCTTCTCCGAGTACGACTGGCCGACCGCGGCCTGGGCGCCCCGCTAGGTCGGGTCCGGAGAGTCCCGCCTGGCCCGCGACGCCTGGCACGCACGATCGCCGCGTGGCCGATCCGTGCCACTGGCGGTCTTCGGCAACCGGCGTGCGCCTCGCGGAGTACGTTCCGGGCAACGCCGGCCCACGGCGGACGAGGAACTCACGCGGAAGAAGGTGCAGGACGTGGCGAAGGGTCGCAAGAACGGCCTCTACGAAGGCATATCCGAGGAACTCTCCACCCTGATGAGGTCGGGGTGGGCGGACACGGAGCGGCACGGGCTCGAACCCGACGAGCAGGCCCCGTACGCTGCCCGCCGCCGCGCCGCGCTCTCCGCGCGTTTCCCCGGCGAGCGCCTCGTGATCCCCTCCGGCAACCTCAAGACCCGCTCCAACGACGACACGTACCCCTTCCGCGCGTACTCCGGCTACGTGCACATGACCGGCGACCAGGCGCGCGACGGTGCCCTCGTGCTCGAACCCCGCGCGGACGGCGGCCACGACGCCTACTGCTACCAGCTGCCGCGCGACGGCCGGGACACCGACGAGTTCTGGATCGGCTACACGGCCGAGCTGTGGATGGGCCGCCGCCGCACCCTCGCGGAGTCCGAGGTCGTCCTCGGCCTCGCCTGCCGCGACGTCCGCACCATCGTCGAGGACCTGGCCGCCTCCGGCGTGCCCACCCGCATCGTCCGCGGGATCGACCCGGCCCTCGAAGCCGCCGTCACCACCGACGAGGAGCGTGACGTCGAGCTGGACGGGACGCTCAGCGAACTCCGGCTCGTCAAGGACGAGTGGGAGATCGGCGAGATGCGCAAGGCGGTCGACTCCACCGTCCGCGGCTTCACCGACTGCGTCGGCGAGCTGTCCCGGGCCGTCGCCTCCTCGGAGCGGTGGATCGAGGGCACCTTCTTCCGCCGGGCGCGCCTGGAGGGCAACCACGTCGGCTACGGCTCGATCTGCGCCGCCGGCGAGCACGCCACGATCATGCACTGGACGAACAACGACGGCCCGGTGCGCCCCGGCGAACTGCTCCTGCTCGACGCCGGTGTGGAGACCCACTCCCTCTACACCGCCGACGTCACCCGCACCCTCCCCATCAACGGTGCCTTCAGCCCGGTCCAGCGCCAGGTGTACGACGCGGTGTACGAGGCCCAGGAGGCGGGCATGGCCGCGGTGAAGCCCGGCGCTCCGTACCGAGACTTCCACGAGGCGTCCCAGCGGCATCTGACGGCGCGGCTGGTCGAGTGGGGCTTCATCGAGGGCCCGGTCGACCGCGCCTACGAGCTCGGCCTCCAGCGCCGCTTCACCATGGCCGGCACCGGCCACATGCTCGGCCTCGACGTCCACGACTGCGCGCAGGCACGCACGGAGGAGTACGTCGACGGCGTCCTCGAACCGGGCATGGTGCTCACGGTCGAGCCCGGCCTCTACTTCCAGCCCGACGACCTGACCGTGCCCGAGGAGTGGCGTGGCATCGGCGTCCGGATCGAGGACGACCTCCTCGTCACCGACGACGGCCACGAGAACCTGTCGGCGGGCCTGCCGCGCTCCTCGGCCGAGGTCGAGTCCTGGATGGCCCGCTTCGCGGGCTAGGGCAGGCCTGTCCGGGGGGTCGGGGTCGGAGAGGCCCTACGGCGAGGCGGTCGGGGTCGCGATCGGCCGGCGAATCTCGTTGCGTATCTTGTGGGTCTCCCTCGCCGCCAGTTCGAGTGAGCCGGCCGGGGCGAACGCGATCGCGACGGTGGTGTTGTCGTCGCCCCAGCCGCACACCGTCTCGCCGTCCACGGTCTCGCAGCGGAAATCGACGTCCGAGCCGGGAACGCGGATCGTCCTGGGCGGGTCGCTGACGGTCTCGCTGCCCGTCACGGTCATGGCCCTCATCAGGCCGTCTCGATACGACTCCGGGTTCTTGTACCGACCGGACGAGCCGTACACCTGCACCGTGCGGAACAGGACCCCCTCCTCGATGCCGGTGCTGGTGACGGTGTAGTCGGCGGAGTAGTGCGTCGAGCCCTTCTGGCCTTCGCGGTCCGGTTGCCGGTCCGGAGGGAGGCGGTGCTCGATGTTGCGCCCGTACACGCCTCCCACCATCGACTCGGGAAGGACGAGCTCGTGGGTGGCCTCGGGGAAGGATGCGTCCGAGCCCGAGCCCCAGCTCCCGGACGCGTAGATGCCGTACCCCGCGCCGCCGAGCACGATCAGGGCTCCGGCCACTCCGGCGGCGACCAGTCCGGTGCTCTTCCGCCCCGGCGGGGCGGTCTTCGCCTCCCGGCTCAGCCCTGCCTGCCGGGGGAGGGCGGGCGGGGAATCCGCGCGCGGGGCCGCGGCAACAGTCGCGGCATGGGCGATGTCCCCGCCGGTCGGGACGTCAGTCGACCCGGCCGTCGGCCTCGGCGCGGAGGGCACGGCCGCGGAGGGCACCGTCGGAGGGTGGCCGACCGCGTCCGGTTCCGGATCCGCGGCGGTGTCCGGGGCCAACAGGTCCAGCAGTCTTCTCGGCGTGGGCCTTCGTGCCGGATCCTTGGACAGGCAGGCGGCGATCACCGGGCGCACGCCCTCGGGCAGGGCGGACAGGTCCGCCGGCTCGTGCACGGCCCGGTACATCAGCACCATCGGGGTGCCCTCCCCGAACGCATGCCCACCGGCCGCCGCGACCAGTACGGCCCCCAGCGCGAACACATCGGCGGCGCCGTCGACTTCGAGACCCTGAGCCTGCTCCGGGGCCAGGAAACCAGGGGTGCCGAAGGCGGCTCCGGTGGAGGTCAGCCGGGTCGACTCCAAGGCCCGGGCGATACCGAAGTCGAGCACGCGCGGGCCGTCGTCGGCCATGATGATGTTGCCCGGCTTGAGGTCACGGTGAATCAGGCCGCAGTCGTGAATGGCCTGCAGCGCCTCCGCCAACGCCGCACCGAGCAGCCGGAGTCGGGCCTCGTCCATCGGACCCCGCTCGGTGAGCAGCCCCGACAGGGTCGGCCCCGGGATGTAGGCGGTCGCGAGCCAGGGCGCCGCCGCGTCCGGGTCGGCGTCGACGACCTGCGCGGTATGGAACCCGCCGACCCTGCGGGCGGCGTCGACCTCCGCGCGGAACCGGGCGCGGAAGTGCGGATCGGCGGCCAGCTCGCGCCGGGCCACCTTGACGGCCACGGCACGTCCGCCCCGGGACCGCGCCAGGTACACCGTCCCCATGCCGCCCGCACCCAGCTCACGCTCCACGGCGTAGTCGCCGATGCGCTCCGGCAGGTCCACGCCGTCCACTCGCCACCCCCTGTGCGGCACGCCCCCGTCGGAATGCCGCCGGTCAGTATGGCCGACCCCTCAGCCCGCCGTCACCCGCCCTCCGGGTAGCCCGGCCGGGAGCCTCACTCGGGGACGGGCAGGTCCGCCACGTCCTCGTACAGGGCGAAGAGGCGGGGGAGGGGCGGTCCGGAGTCCCGCGCCGGGCGGTTCGTCAGCGCGGTCCAGGCCGCGGCGAAGAGTTCGCGCGCCCCGGCGCCCGGCCAGGGCCTGGGGAGCAGCTCGGGGGGCAGCAGCGGGTCGGGCCGCATGGCGTACGTGAATGCGGAGGCGAGCTGGACGGCGAGCGTCAGAGCCTCGGAGTCCGTCAGGTTCTCCGGGCGTTCGAGCCGGTCGAGGCAGGAGCGGGCGAAGGCGGCCAGCCGGTGGTGCCGGACCGCGATCTCGTCCAGGGGCCAGAGCGCGGCGGCCAGCGCCTGCGGCTCGGCGACGTCCCCGACCCGTAGGTCGGTGCTGGTGAGATACGTGACCTGGTCGGGGACGCCGAGATGGCGGGCCTGGGCCTCGACCAACGGTTCGATCGGGTTGGCGGCGACGTACAGGCCTCCCTGCAGAGGGGCGGCGCCGAGGCCGAGGAGGCTGTCGCGGAGCGTGTCACGCGCGGCCCGCGCGGACTCGGGGACGGCGAAGGCGAAGAGGTGCCAACGGCCGTCCCAGGGCGCGAGCCCGTGGTCCTGACGGTAGGCGAAGCCGACATGGGCCGTGTCGGGGGCGATCGAGCCGGTGGGGTCGGCGACCGCACGGAGGACGGCCTTGCGCCCCCGTCCCTCGTGGGTGAACCGGCCCTCCGCGACCAGGCGCTTGACGCAGAGCCGGACCTGTTGGTCGGTCATGGAGAGCAGTCCGGCTACGGAGTAGAGCTCCCCGGCGTCGACGGTCCCGTCCGTACGGACGAGGGCGTGCACGAGCGTGCGGGTGGGGATGGGGTTCCAGGGAGCGGCGTCCGCGGGGACTTCGGTGCCTGTGGGGACTTCGGTGGCTCTGGGGACTTCGGCGGCTCCGGGCATTTCGGTGGTTCCGGGAGGTTCGGCGGCGCCGGTGGCCTCGCCCTCCGTCGCGGTGGTTCCGGGCTTCATCGGGTCTCCTGGTCGTGGTGGGAGGAGGCCGCCGTGACGGGCCGGTGCATGGTCGTGACAGCGCCGAAGCCCATCAGGCCGCGCAGACAGGGCGTCTTCGCGGTGCGGACGGCGACGAAACCGTGCCGCTCGTACAGGGCGCGGGCGCGCGGGTTGACGTCGATGACGTCGAGCCGGACACGGCGGCAGCGGGCCTCGGCCGCCACGGCCGCGATCTCGCGCAGCAGGAGGCCGCCGATGCCCGTGCCCCGGTGCTCGGGGGCGACCGCGATGCCGTCCATCACGAGTTCGCGGGATGCGGGCCTGCGCTCCAGGAGGGCGAGGAGGGCCAGCCGGGGCAGTCCCCGCAGCACCCCGTACGCGGCGAGGAGGTCCGAAGCCCCGCCGCCGGTGAGCCCTCGCCCGTCGAGCTGATAGCCGGCCACCCCCGCCACCTCGCCGTCGACGAGCGCGGTGATCCCCCGGTCGTGGTGGAGGTGGGCCGCGAGGAACGCGCGGGCCTTGTCGGGCGGGTTCAGGGCGACGCCGAGCTTGCGCGCGAACGCCTCCCAGTACAGGGCGGCGACCCTGGCCTCGGCTCCCTCCGGTACGCCTCGGCGTACCACCGGCGGTGTGTCCATGGCGCTCCTCCTCGGCGGACCGGCTTGCGCTATCGATAGTAATACGTTCATTCTCGATACGAGCGTTTTGCATTCGATAGTTTTGGGGGAAGGTCATGGACTTGCAAGCGGCAGCGCAGGGCGGCGAGAGGTCGGCGGTCGGCGCCCGTGCCAGTGCCGACGCCGGTGCCGATGGCTCCGGCACCGGTGTCGGAGCCATCGGCACCAGCGCCGGCCTCGGAGTGCGACTCGCGCACGTCGATGCCCTGCGAGGCTTCGCCCTGCTTGGCATCCTCGTCGTCAACATCGGCTACATTGCGTCGACTTACCACGGCTCGGGGCTGGAGGATCCAGGCTTCGGTTCGCCCCTCGACAGCGCGGTCCGGTGGTTCGTCACCGTCTTCTTCGAGGCCAAGTTCTTCCTGCTGTTCTCGTTCCTCTTCGGCTACGGCTTCACCCTCCAGCTCGCCTCCGCCGAGCGGAGCGGCGCCCGGTTCGCCCCGCGTTTCCTGCGGCGCCTGGCGGGTCTGTTCGTCCTCGGCGCCCTGCACGCGGTCCTGCTCTTCCCCGGTGACATCCTCACCACGTACGCCCTGCTCGGCCTGATCCTGCTGGCCGCGCGGCGCATCGGGCCGCGCACCGCCGTCCGTGCCGCCGTCGTCCTCTTCGCCGTGACGGCCACCCTGTACGTCCTGCTCGCGGCCGGTGTGCACCTGGCGGGCGGCGCGGGTGTGGACCCGGGTGCGACCGCCGAGGCCGAGCGCGCCGCCGGAGCCCTGCGCGGCGGCCCCGGTGCCGTGATCGGGGAGCACCTGGGGCAGCTGCCCGACGTCGTCTTCCTGCTCGCCTTCTTCCAGGCCCCGGCCGCCTTCGCGGCCTTCCTCCTCGGTCTCGCCGCCGGGCGGGGCCGTGAGCTCGGGGACCTCGCCCGCCATCGCACGACTCTGGTCCGACTTCAGTGGGCGGGATTCACGCTCGGGCTCCTCGGCGGTGTCGTGTACGCCCACGCGAGCCTGGTGCGCCCGGGCGGCGCGTATCAGATCCTCGCTCTCGGGGTCGACGTCGTCACGGCGCCGCTGCTCGCCGCCGCGTACGCCGCGACCGTGCTCCGCCTCACCCAGGGGCGGAGGTCGGGCGGGCGCGCGGTGGCCGTGCTCGGACCGGTGGGCAGCATGACCCTGACCGGCTATCTCACCCAGTCCCTCGTCTGTGCCCTGCTGTTCACGGGGTACGGGGCGGGCCTCGTCGGCAGGGTGTCGCCACCGGTGGTGCTCGCGATCGCCCTCGCGCTCTTCGCCGTGCAGATCGTCGCCGCTCGGTGGTGGCTGCGGCGCCACCGGTACGGCCCCGTCGAGTGGCTGCTGCGGGCGTGGACCACGCTGACGCGGCCGCCCCTCCGGCGCGCGGCGACGCCGGAGGGCTGACGCGGGACGGGGTCGGCCGGCCTCTGGACGCGGCACGGGGGATGCGGTTAGCTGCCCTTGCACCTAATCAATAAGTTGCATAGGGAGTCGCGTCATGCATCCGTTCCGTAAGGCCGTCGAGAACCGGGACCACGCCGCCATCGAGGCCCTGCTCGCCGAGGATGTCGTCTTCACCAGCCCGGTGGCCTTCCGGCCCTACCCCGGCAAGGCCATCACCGCCGCGATCCTGCGCGGGGTCATCCGCGTCTTCACCGACTTCCGGTACGTGCGCGAGATCGGGAGCGAGGACGGCCGGGACCACGCCCTCGTGTTCACCGCGAAGGTCGGCGACATGGAGATCAACGGCTGCGACTTCCTTCACTTCGACGAGCAGGGGAAGATCGACGACTTCATGGTCATGGTCCGGCCCCTCTCCGCGGCTCAGGCGCTCGCCGCGGCCATGGGCGCCCAGTTCGACCGCATCAAGGAGGAGGCCCTGGCGGCGGCCACCGCCGGAGACGCCATCTCCGGAGACACCACCGCCGGAGACGCCACCGCAGG is part of the Streptomyces sp. NBC_00250 genome and harbors:
- a CDS encoding ATP-binding protein, yielding MSDAANMYDAGRIHVIEGLEAIRRRPGMYVGSTSARGLHQMVYEALSPAVHALLTRGAGRVDVTLTADGGVRVADDGPGIPFESAGDAAAPGLEARLTRLYAGWEPGGGRVARLDLRGVGLSAVNALSSRLTAEVRREGAREVQEYARGVALAPPTTAGPAAGSGTTLTFWPDADLFETTECSYDVLAERFRELAFLNRGLRMSLTDERPPGGARTERFEGGVRDFVALPETAAGGPVHPDILDFEVEDPRMAGSVEVALRWCDSGKETVRSFANSRRTDEGGAHVEGFRAGWATALTTYARERRLLAAGDPDLGAERVGEGLAAVVSVKLDQPEFRGATLTLLAGAEVRSCVEEAVRDHVGAWLERHPEQASAVVARVARGAGRD
- a CDS encoding aminopeptidase P family protein produces the protein MAKGRKNGLYEGISEELSTLMRSGWADTERHGLEPDEQAPYAARRRAALSARFPGERLVIPSGNLKTRSNDDTYPFRAYSGYVHMTGDQARDGALVLEPRADGGHDAYCYQLPRDGRDTDEFWIGYTAELWMGRRRTLAESEVVLGLACRDVRTIVEDLAASGVPTRIVRGIDPALEAAVTTDEERDVELDGTLSELRLVKDEWEIGEMRKAVDSTVRGFTDCVGELSRAVASSERWIEGTFFRRARLEGNHVGYGSICAAGEHATIMHWTNNDGPVRPGELLLLDAGVETHSLYTADVTRTLPINGAFSPVQRQVYDAVYEAQEAGMAAVKPGAPYRDFHEASQRHLTARLVEWGFIEGPVDRAYELGLQRRFTMAGTGHMLGLDVHDCAQARTEEYVDGVLEPGMVLTVEPGLYFQPDDLTVPEEWRGIGVRIEDDLLVTDDGHENLSAGLPRSSAEVESWMARFAG
- a CDS encoding serine/threonine-protein kinase; the encoded protein is MDGVDLPERIGDYAVERELGAGGMGTVYLARSRGGRAVAVKVARRELAADPHFRARFRAEVDAARRVGGFHTAQVVDADPDAAAPWLATAYIPGPTLSGLLTERGPMDEARLRLLGAALAEALQAIHDCGLIHRDLKPGNIIMADDGPRVLDFGIARALESTRLTSTGAAFGTPGFLAPEQAQGLEVDGAADVFALGAVLVAAAGGHAFGEGTPMVLMYRAVHEPADLSALPEGVRPVIAACLSKDPARRPTPRRLLDLLAPDTAADPEPDAVGHPPTVPSAAVPSAPRPTAGSTDVPTGGDIAHAATVAAAPRADSPPALPRQAGLSREAKTAPPGRKSTGLVAAGVAGALIVLGGAGYGIYASGSWGSGSDASFPEATHELVLPESMVGGVYGRNIEHRLPPDRQPDREGQKGSTHYSADYTVTSTGIEEGVLFRTVQVYGSSGRYKNPESYRDGLMRAMTVTGSETVSDPPRTIRVPGSDVDFRCETVDGETVCGWGDDNTTVAIAFAPAGSLELAARETHKIRNEIRRPIATPTASP
- a CDS encoding PaaX family transcriptional regulator C-terminal domain-containing protein; translated protein: MKPGTTATEGEATGAAEPPGTTEMPGAAEVPRATEVPTGTEVPADAAPWNPIPTRTLVHALVRTDGTVDAGELYSVAGLLSMTDQQVRLCVKRLVAEGRFTHEGRGRKAVLRAVADPTGSIAPDTAHVGFAYRQDHGLAPWDGRWHLFAFAVPESARAARDTLRDSLLGLGAAPLQGGLYVAANPIEPLVEAQARHLGVPDQVTYLTSTDLRVGDVAEPQALAAALWPLDEIAVRHHRLAAFARSCLDRLERPENLTDSEALTLAVQLASAFTYAMRPDPLLPPELLPRPWPGAGARELFAAAWTALTNRPARDSGPPLPRLFALYEDVADLPVPE
- a CDS encoding GNAT family N-acetyltransferase, translated to MDTPPVVRRGVPEGAEARVAALYWEAFARKLGVALNPPDKARAFLAAHLHHDRGITALVDGEVAGVAGYQLDGRGLTGGGASDLLAAYGVLRGLPRLALLALLERRPASRELVMDGIAVAPEHRGTGIGGLLLREIAAVAAEARCRRVRLDVIDVNPRARALYERHGFVAVRTAKTPCLRGLMGFGAVTTMHRPVTAASSHHDQETR
- a CDS encoding DUF418 domain-containing protein → MDLQAAAQGGERSAVGARASADAGADGSGTGVGAIGTSAGLGVRLAHVDALRGFALLGILVVNIGYIASTYHGSGLEDPGFGSPLDSAVRWFVTVFFEAKFFLLFSFLFGYGFTLQLASAERSGARFAPRFLRRLAGLFVLGALHAVLLFPGDILTTYALLGLILLAARRIGPRTAVRAAVVLFAVTATLYVLLAAGVHLAGGAGVDPGATAEAERAAGALRGGPGAVIGEHLGQLPDVVFLLAFFQAPAAFAAFLLGLAAGRGRELGDLARHRTTLVRLQWAGFTLGLLGGVVYAHASLVRPGGAYQILALGVDVVTAPLLAAAYAATVLRLTQGRRSGGRAVAVLGPVGSMTLTGYLTQSLVCALLFTGYGAGLVGRVSPPVVLAIALALFAVQIVAARWWLRRHRYGPVEWLLRAWTTLTRPPLRRAATPEG
- a CDS encoding nuclear transport factor 2 family protein codes for the protein MHPFRKAVENRDHAAIEALLAEDVVFTSPVAFRPYPGKAITAAILRGVIRVFTDFRYVREIGSEDGRDHALVFTAKVGDMEINGCDFLHFDEQGKIDDFMVMVRPLSAAQALAAAMGAQFDRIKEEALAAATAGDAISGDTTAGDATAGDVSPEGARTEGARAEGER